In a genomic window of Chryseobacterium sp. G0162:
- a CDS encoding MbnP family protein, giving the protein MQSLKQYLLLSAFSLGVISCQNSDDNPVANNVTLEFNNTFKNRTIVLGDATSVTATTNTSAEGQVHHFSELKYVISNIRLVKADGNEIPYKVNDLDQGATVIDQSKPETLRYLLSNIPAGEYKRIKFGLGVKRELNVLDQVKFPKFYATAGANDTQMMWEWGAGYRFTKIEGFYGTDNKQMSIHTGSTIKGSEGNFTQGVDAYREVTLNLPNNAIVDNKAPKITIQADFDKLLTGKINTIVLVTGTGSGSDGNATPNIHTANQMIKFVDNLGGNGSSDISGMFSVSGVEN; this is encoded by the coding sequence ATGCAAAGCTTAAAACAATATCTACTATTATCAGCTTTTTCATTAGGAGTCATTTCATGTCAGAATAGTGATGATAACCCTGTTGCCAATAATGTAACACTTGAATTCAATAATACCTTTAAAAACAGAACCATTGTTCTTGGTGATGCTACTTCCGTAACAGCTACTACCAATACTTCAGCAGAAGGACAGGTTCACCATTTTTCAGAATTGAAGTATGTGATAAGCAATATTCGTCTGGTAAAAGCAGATGGCAATGAAATTCCTTATAAAGTTAACGATCTGGATCAGGGAGCTACGGTAATTGACCAGTCAAAACCGGAAACCCTTCGTTATTTACTGAGTAATATACCCGCGGGAGAATATAAAAGGATCAAATTCGGATTAGGAGTAAAAAGAGAATTGAATGTACTGGATCAGGTGAAATTTCCAAAGTTCTATGCAACAGCAGGAGCCAATGATACCCAAATGATGTGGGAATGGGGAGCAGGGTATCGGTTCACCAAAATTGAAGGCTTTTATGGAACAGATAATAAACAGATGTCTATTCATACCGGAAGCACTATAAAAGGGTCAGAAGGCAATTTTACCCAGGGAGTAGATGCTTACAGAGAAGTTACTTTAAATCTTCCCAACAATGCCATTGTGGACAACAAAGCTCCTAAAATTACTATTCAAGCTGATTTTGATAAGCTGTTGACAGGAAAAATTAATACGATTGTATTAGTTACAGGAACAGGATCAGGATCAGATGGTAATGCAACCCCGAATATTCATACCGCTAATCAAATGATAAAATTTGTTGATAACCTGGGAGGAAACGGTTCGAGTGATATTTCTGGAATGTTTTCAGTGAGTGGTGTTGAAAACTAG
- a CDS encoding cytochrome-c peroxidase — protein sequence MKKLLSILAIIILLISCNNDYYEPIAYDNPQIPFNIPPGFPELNGSANSNKPTQYGVELGEKLFHEKRFSADNTISCSSCHIQGNAFADNNAQGVGIKNRVGLRNVPAIQNMLFMKFYNWDGNILELEKQPLVPIITHEEMGSSILEVIGKIKDDLAYKDLFRKTFGDETITAERIYKSIAQYEYTLISANSKYDKVKRKEDNFTANEAQGYQTFQEKCASCHSTELFTDQSFRNIGFPVNPDTNEAGRGRVTGIPTDYMSFRVPSLRNVEYTAPYGSFGQFPTLRAVLDYFDKGVLGADNLDPAFKNNGNRIPLTEQEKINLILFMKTLSDREFVNNTH from the coding sequence ATGAAAAAATTATTAAGCATTTTAGCCATTATCATTCTGTTAATCTCTTGTAATAATGATTATTATGAGCCTATTGCTTATGATAATCCACAAATTCCATTCAATATTCCGCCTGGATTCCCAGAACTAAATGGTTCGGCCAATTCTAATAAGCCTACCCAATATGGAGTAGAGCTGGGTGAAAAATTATTTCATGAGAAAAGGTTCAGTGCAGATAATACAATTTCCTGTTCGAGTTGTCATATTCAGGGGAATGCCTTTGCAGACAATAATGCCCAGGGAGTAGGGATTAAGAATAGAGTAGGACTACGAAATGTTCCTGCCATTCAGAATATGCTGTTTATGAAATTTTACAATTGGGATGGTAATATTCTTGAATTGGAAAAGCAGCCGCTGGTTCCTATTATAACCCATGAAGAGATGGGGTCTTCTATTCTGGAAGTGATAGGAAAGATAAAAGATGATCTGGCATATAAAGATTTATTCCGAAAAACATTTGGAGACGAAACTATTACTGCAGAAAGAATTTATAAAAGTATAGCACAGTATGAATATACCTTAATTTCTGCCAATAGTAAGTATGATAAGGTAAAAAGGAAAGAAGATAATTTTACAGCAAATGAAGCGCAAGGGTACCAAACTTTTCAGGAGAAATGTGCAAGTTGCCATAGTACAGAGCTTTTTACTGATCAGAGCTTTAGAAATATCGGGTTTCCTGTAAATCCGGATACCAATGAAGCTGGACGTGGAAGAGTGACTGGTATTCCGACAGATTATATGAGTTTCCGGGTCCCTTCTTTACGAAATGTAGAGTATACTGCGCCTTATGGAAGTTTTGGACAGTTCCCGACTTTAAGAGCAGTGCTTGATTATTTTGATAAAGGAGTTTTGGGTGCTGATAATCTTGACCCTGCCTTTAAAAATAATGGAAACAGAATTCCTCT